In the Geobacter sp. FeAm09 genome, one interval contains:
- the cmk gene encoding (d)CMP kinase: MAVSARPNGLIIAIDGPSGAGKSTIARLLAKRLGYLQIDTGAMYRAVAFLVGQAGIDPGDAAAVERLCSSADIRLDSANCSQRVFANGQDVTELIRTPEMSLMTSRISALRPVRESMMLLQRRLGRDGGVVLEGRDIGTAVFPDADLKFFLFASPEERGKRRFAELIGNGEQVTLEETIEAVSRRDHQDSQRDLAPLRQAEDAIPVDSSHSSVDEVLNRMEDIARKKIQQAGTIP, translated from the coding sequence ATGGCCGTGAGCGCACGTCCCAACGGCCTGATCATTGCCATCGATGGCCCTTCCGGAGCCGGCAAGAGCACCATCGCCCGTTTGCTGGCCAAGAGGCTCGGCTATCTCCAGATCGATACCGGCGCCATGTACCGGGCCGTGGCATTCCTGGTGGGGCAGGCGGGGATCGACCCGGGCGATGCCGCTGCCGTGGAGCGGCTCTGCAGCAGCGCGGATATTCGCCTCGACAGCGCCAACTGCTCCCAGAGGGTGTTTGCCAATGGGCAGGATGTGACGGAGTTGATCCGGACGCCGGAGATGTCCCTCATGACCTCGCGCATCTCGGCCCTCAGGCCGGTGCGCGAATCCATGATGCTGCTTCAGCGCCGGCTGGGGCGGGACGGCGGGGTGGTGCTGGAGGGCCGGGACATCGGTACGGCCGTCTTTCCCGATGCCGATCTCAAGTTTTTTCTCTTCGCCTCTCCCGAGGAACGGGGGAAGCGCCGTTTCGCCGAGCTGATCGGCAACGGGGAGCAGGTTACCCTGGAAGAGACCATCGAAGCGGTCTCCCGGCGGGATCACCAGGATTCCCAGCGCGATCTTGCCCCGCTCCGCCAGGCCGAGGACGCCATTCCCGTCGATTCGTCCCACAGCAGTGTCGACGAGGTGCTGAACAGGATGGAAGACATCGCCAGGAAAAAAATCCAACAGGCTGGGACGATACCATGA
- a CDS encoding helix-hairpin-helix domain-containing protein gives MVRYERIILLLIAAVVLIPVGIKTRQSAQHAALAGFSVEGFVRVSGDVAHPGIYPLSANMMTISVIKMANPLRPFTVLAPAGVAERRLRNGDRIGFVIGQDGRGEVLVTSLGTSERMLMGIPLDIDAMGAADFDRLPGIGPVIAERIVKHRQKNGGSMALEELRNVEGIGEKRYEVIKKYF, from the coding sequence ATGGTTCGTTACGAGCGCATAATCCTTCTTCTCATTGCAGCGGTCGTTTTGATCCCTGTTGGCATTAAAACCCGCCAAAGCGCGCAACACGCCGCTCTGGCGGGTTTTTCCGTCGAGGGATTCGTGCGCGTGTCGGGGGATGTGGCCCATCCCGGGATATATCCACTTTCCGCCAATATGATGACGATAAGCGTCATAAAAATGGCGAACCCGCTGCGACCCTTTACAGTACTTGCCCCGGCAGGGGTTGCTGAACGGCGTCTCCGAAATGGCGACCGCATCGGTTTCGTGATCGGCCAGGACGGGCGGGGGGAGGTGCTCGTTACCTCCCTTGGCACTTCCGAAAGAATGCTCATGGGCATACCCTTGGATATCGATGCCATGGGGGCGGCTGATTTTGACCGGCTCCCGGGCATCGGTCCGGTGATCGCAGAGCGCATTGTCAAACATCGTCAAAAAAATGGCGGTTCGATGGCCCTGGAGGAACTGCGCAACGTGGAGGGAATAGGGGAAAAGAGGTATGAAGTCATAAAAAAATATTTCTAA
- the ispH gene encoding 4-hydroxy-3-methylbut-2-enyl diphosphate reductase, which yields MKVILAKRAGFCFGVKRATQMAFEAAGIDKKTYTLGPIIHSPQVVNKLEEMGVKVLKNLDTMDCGTIIIRSHGVASHEIEEAVQKQLEIVDATCPFVKKAQEHVKRLSETGYGVVVVGDADHPEVQGIVSYGGDKVFVVGSGEEVAKLPKMNKIGVVAQTTQSFENLKNVVSECLLRGGEIRVFNTICDATAVRQEEAKELACQVDCMLVVGGFNSANTRRLAEVCVEIQPRTHHIETAAEIDPDWFSGVERVGVTAGASTPKWIIDEVVSRIEELNKSN from the coding sequence ATGAAAGTCATTCTCGCAAAACGCGCAGGATTCTGCTTCGGCGTCAAGCGGGCCACCCAGATGGCCTTCGAGGCGGCGGGCATCGACAAAAAGACCTATACCCTCGGGCCGATCATCCATTCGCCCCAGGTGGTCAACAAGCTGGAGGAGATGGGGGTCAAGGTGCTCAAGAACCTTGATACCATGGATTGCGGCACCATCATCATCCGTTCCCACGGGGTGGCTTCCCACGAGATCGAAGAGGCCGTGCAAAAGCAGTTGGAGATCGTCGATGCGACCTGCCCCTTCGTCAAGAAGGCCCAGGAGCATGTCAAGCGGCTTTCGGAGACCGGTTACGGCGTGGTTGTGGTGGGGGATGCCGACCATCCCGAGGTCCAGGGGATTGTCTCCTACGGCGGCGACAAGGTGTTCGTCGTCGGTTCCGGCGAAGAGGTCGCCAAGCTCCCCAAGATGAACAAGATCGGGGTTGTCGCCCAGACGACCCAGTCGTTCGAAAACCTCAAGAACGTCGTGTCGGAATGCCTCCTGCGGGGCGGCGAGATCCGCGTGTTCAACACGATCTGCGACGCCACGGCGGTGCGCCAGGAGGAAGCCAAGGAACTGGCGTGCCAGGTTGACTGCATGCTGGTGGTGGGGGGGTTCAACAGCGCCAACACGCGCCGCCTGGCCGAGGTCTGTGTCGAAATCCAGCCGCGCACCCACCATATAGAGACCGCCGCCGAAATCGACCCCGACTGGTTCAGCGGGGTGGAACGGGTTGGGGTCACGGCCGGGGCCTCGACCCCCAAATGGATCATCGATGAAGTGGTGAGCAGGATTGAGGAGCTCAATAAAAGCAATTGA
- the aroA gene encoding 3-phosphoshikimate 1-carboxyvinyltransferase — translation MKSITVQPASSVKGEIIVPGDKSISHRSIMLGAIANGVTTVRGFLRGEDNMATMSAFRAMGVRIEDDGETVTIYGQGLHGLKEPTDIVDCGNSGTSIRLLTGLLAGQSFFSVVTGDQYLRKRPMKRVVEPLVRMGARIMGRDKGTLAPLAITGGALNAIGYESPVSSAQVKSAIMLAGLYADGETSVREPTLSRDHSERMFRLFGASLEVFKNGVTVRGGTELTGQEIGVPGDISSAAFFMVAALITPGSELLISNVGINPTRTGIIDILRSMGGSLELLHEREVSGEPVADILVRSSRLKGIQISGDVVPRAIDEFPVICVAAACAEGRTTVRDAKELRVKETDRIAAMAANLRTLGVAVEECDDGMDIVGTERLGGGAVESCGDHRIAMSLAVASLVAQGEVSIRDVECVATSFPSFFPLLDQVAGR, via the coding sequence GTGAAATCCATCACTGTGCAACCTGCATCGTCCGTCAAGGGCGAGATCATTGTTCCCGGGGACAAGTCCATCTCCCACCGGTCCATCATGCTGGGGGCCATTGCCAATGGCGTCACCACCGTCAGGGGATTTCTGCGCGGTGAAGACAACATGGCGACCATGAGCGCCTTTCGCGCCATGGGGGTGCGGATCGAGGACGACGGCGAAACCGTGACCATATACGGCCAGGGGCTGCATGGCCTCAAGGAGCCCACGGACATCGTCGATTGCGGTAATTCCGGCACCAGCATCCGCCTTCTGACCGGCCTTCTGGCCGGCCAGTCCTTCTTCTCGGTGGTAACCGGCGATCAGTATCTGCGCAAACGCCCCATGAAACGGGTGGTCGAGCCGCTTGTCCGCATGGGTGCCCGCATCATGGGCCGCGACAAGGGAACCCTGGCGCCGCTTGCCATCACCGGGGGCGCCCTGAACGCCATTGGTTACGAATCGCCGGTTTCCAGCGCCCAGGTGAAGTCTGCCATCATGCTGGCCGGCCTGTACGCAGACGGGGAGACCTCGGTCCGCGAACCGACCCTTTCCCGTGATCATTCAGAGCGCATGTTCCGGTTGTTCGGGGCCTCTCTGGAGGTCTTCAAAAACGGCGTCACGGTTCGCGGGGGAACCGAACTCACCGGCCAGGAAATCGGGGTGCCGGGCGACATCTCCTCGGCGGCCTTCTTCATGGTCGCGGCCCTGATCACGCCCGGATCGGAACTGCTCATCAGCAACGTGGGCATCAATCCTACCCGTACGGGAATCATCGACATTCTCAGGTCCATGGGCGGTTCCCTCGAACTGCTTCACGAACGCGAAGTCTCCGGCGAGCCGGTGGCCGATATCCTGGTCCGCTCGTCGCGGCTGAAGGGAATCCAGATCTCCGGCGACGTGGTGCCGCGGGCCATCGACGAATTCCCGGTCATTTGCGTGGCCGCGGCCTGCGCGGAAGGGCGGACCACGGTGCGGGACGCCAAGGAGTTGCGGGTCAAGGAAACCGACCGGATCGCGGCCATGGCGGCAAACCTGCGTACGCTCGGGGTTGCGGTCGAGGAGTGCGACGACGGTATGGACATCGTCGGCACGGAGCGTCTGGGCGGCGGCGCCGTGGAGAGCTGCGGGGACCACCGTATCGCCATGTCCCTGGCGGTTGCGTCCCTGGTGGCGCAGGGCGAGGTATCCATCCGCGACGTGGAGTGCGTGGCAACCTCCTTTCCCTCCTTTTTCCCGTTGCTGGATCAGGTTGCCGGCAGGTGA
- the cimA gene encoding citramalate synthase, which produces MSLVKLYDTTLRDGTQAEDISLLVEDKVRIARKLDELGIQYIEGGWPGSNPKDVAFFKDIKKEKLRQAKIAAFGSTRRAKVTPEKDNNIVTLIKAEADAITIFGKTWDFHVREALRISLEENLELIFDSLEYLKKHAPEVFYDAEHFFDGYKANPDYAIKTLKAAEEANADCIILCDTNGGTMPFEVAEIIRAVKKQIKTPLGIHAHNDSECAVANSLHAVDLGIVQVQGTFNGFGERCGNANLCSIIPALKVKMGKECISDEQMRHLRDVSRFVYELVNISPDKHQAYVGNSAFAHKGGVHVSAIQRHPETYEHMRPELVGNCTRVLVSDLSGRSNILAKAEEFNINLDSKDPVTLEILDNIKEMENRGYQFEGAEASFELLMKKALGTHRKFFTVLGFRVIDEKRGEDQKPLAEATIMVRVGGKVEHTAAVGSGPVNALDNAIRKALEKFYPRLKEVKLQDYKVRVLPAGQGTASSTRVLIESGDKHTRWGTVGVSDNIIDASYQALIDSIDFKLHKSEEQE; this is translated from the coding sequence ATGAGCCTTGTAAAATTGTACGACACAACCCTGCGGGATGGTACCCAGGCAGAAGATATCTCGTTACTGGTTGAGGACAAGGTCCGCATAGCCCGTAAACTGGACGAGCTTGGGATCCAGTATATCGAGGGGGGATGGCCGGGGAGCAATCCCAAGGATGTGGCTTTTTTCAAAGACATCAAGAAGGAAAAGCTGCGCCAGGCCAAGATTGCCGCCTTCGGTTCCACCCGCCGGGCCAAGGTGACGCCGGAGAAGGACAACAACATCGTCACCCTGATCAAGGCGGAGGCCGATGCCATCACGATCTTCGGCAAGACATGGGACTTCCATGTCCGCGAGGCGCTGCGCATCTCCCTGGAGGAAAACCTGGAGCTGATTTTCGACTCCCTGGAGTATCTGAAAAAGCACGCGCCGGAAGTCTTTTACGATGCGGAGCATTTCTTCGACGGTTACAAGGCCAATCCCGACTATGCCATCAAGACCCTCAAGGCGGCGGAAGAGGCCAACGCCGATTGCATCATCCTGTGCGACACCAATGGCGGGACCATGCCGTTCGAGGTGGCCGAGATCATCAGGGCGGTGAAAAAACAGATCAAGACGCCCCTCGGCATCCACGCCCATAACGACTCCGAATGCGCCGTGGCCAACTCCCTGCACGCCGTGGACCTGGGGATCGTGCAGGTGCAGGGGACCTTCAACGGTTTTGGCGAGCGCTGCGGCAATGCCAACCTCTGCTCCATCATCCCCGCCCTCAAGGTCAAGATGGGCAAGGAGTGCATCAGCGACGAACAGATGCGCCACCTCAGGGACGTATCCCGCTTCGTCTATGAACTGGTCAACATCTCCCCCGACAAGCACCAGGCCTATGTGGGCAACTCCGCCTTTGCCCACAAGGGAGGGGTGCATGTCAGCGCCATCCAGCGCCATCCGGAGACGTACGAACACATGCGCCCCGAACTGGTCGGCAATTGCACCCGCGTCCTCGTTTCAGACCTCTCCGGCCGTTCGAACATCCTGGCCAAGGCGGAAGAGTTCAACATCAACCTGGACAGCAAGGACCCGGTCACCCTGGAAATCCTGGACAATATCAAGGAGATGGAAAACCGCGGATACCAGTTCGAAGGCGCCGAAGCATCCTTCGAGCTGTTGATGAAGAAGGCCCTGGGTACCCATCGCAAGTTTTTCACCGTTCTCGGGTTCCGGGTCATCGACGAAAAGCGGGGCGAGGACCAGAAGCCCCTGGCCGAGGCGACCATCATGGTCAGGGTCGGCGGCAAGGTCGAACATACCGCCGCCGTGGGGAGCGGGCCGGTCAACGCCCTGGACAACGCCATCCGCAAGGCGTTGGAGAAATTCTACCCCAGACTCAAAGAGGTCAAGCTCCAGGACTACAAGGTCCGCGTTCTGCCGGCAGGGCAGGGAACGGCTTCATCGACCCGCGTCCTGATCGAGTCGGGCGACAAGCATACGCGCTGGGGAACCGTCGGCGTCTCCGATAATATCATCGATGCCTCGTACCAGGCGCTGATCGACAGCATTGATTTCAAGCTGCACAAGTCGGAGGAACAGGAATAG
- a CDS encoding integration host factor subunit beta, with product MTKSELIEKVVQTHGMLNMKVSEALVNTVFDSIEDALKTGDKVEIRGFGSFTIRERSGREARNPKSGEVVRIPAKKTPFFKTGKELKERVNC from the coding sequence ATGACCAAAAGTGAACTGATCGAGAAAGTCGTCCAGACGCATGGAATGTTGAATATGAAGGTGTCTGAAGCCCTGGTGAACACGGTTTTCGACTCCATCGAGGATGCTCTGAAGACCGGCGATAAGGTGGAGATTCGCGGGTTTGGCAGCTTTACGATACGTGAACGCTCGGGGCGCGAGGCCCGCAATCCCAAGAGCGGGGAAGTTGTCCGCATTCCGGCGAAAAAAACCCCGTTTTTCAAAACCGGCAAGGAACTGAAGGAACGGGTGAACTGCTGA
- a CDS encoding 30S ribosomal protein S1, whose protein sequence is MVDFKRLDTSDTGEQDDDAEQQSSEFAALYNESLKERPERDKIIEGTVVRIDQDTVLVDIGLKSEGFVSANEFRDANGEITVQVGERIRVLMTREDGKKGYILSKRKADYLAAWEKIGGSGQEGGIIEGTITARVNGGYTVDIGVPAFLPTSQVDIRPSSDADSYIGLKAKFKIIKLNQKRDNIVLSRRAILEEERASMRDVTLEKLEEGQIVEGVVKNVTDYGAFVDLGGVDGLLHVSDLSWGRVGKPSDILKPGQQVTAKVLKFDRAKGKISLGIKQTLSDPWLEVPSRYPLESRIRGRVVSLMEYGAFVELEPGVEGLIHVSEMSWTKRVRRAADVLTVGDEVEAVVLGIDMDNRKISLGLKQVSENPWKTIAEKYPVGTKIEGQIKNMTDFGMFIGIEDGIDGLVHVSDISWTKRVKHPGDVYEKAQLVQAVVLKVDVDNERLSLGIKQLEPDPWSLAPDKYRAGAKVTGKVTSLTDFGVFVELEEGIEGLIHVSELSREKVPSAKEFAAIGDNLEAVVLSCDSRERRISLSIKAMQAAAEKAEFAQYLGSQGEATSNLGELLQQELNNKNNQ, encoded by the coding sequence ATGGTTGATTTCAAACGGCTCGACACTTCAGACACCGGTGAGCAAGACGACGACGCTGAACAGCAAAGCAGTGAATTTGCCGCGCTCTACAACGAGAGTCTCAAAGAAAGGCCCGAGCGGGATAAAATTATAGAAGGTACGGTAGTCCGTATTGATCAGGACACCGTCTTGGTGGATATCGGCCTCAAGTCGGAAGGCTTTGTGTCGGCAAACGAGTTCCGTGATGCCAATGGCGAGATTACGGTCCAGGTCGGTGAGCGCATTCGTGTTCTCATGACGCGCGAAGACGGGAAAAAAGGGTATATCCTCTCGAAAAGAAAGGCCGACTACCTGGCCGCCTGGGAAAAGATCGGCGGTTCCGGGCAGGAGGGCGGCATTATCGAAGGGACCATTACGGCGCGGGTCAACGGCGGTTATACGGTGGATATCGGCGTTCCCGCCTTCCTTCCCACGTCGCAGGTGGATATCAGACCGTCGTCCGACGCCGACAGCTACATCGGCCTGAAGGCGAAGTTCAAGATCATCAAGCTGAACCAGAAACGCGACAACATCGTTCTCTCCCGCCGCGCCATCCTTGAAGAGGAACGCGCTTCCATGCGCGACGTGACCCTTGAAAAGCTGGAAGAAGGGCAGATCGTGGAAGGCGTCGTCAAGAATGTCACCGATTACGGGGCGTTTGTGGATCTGGGGGGCGTTGATGGCCTGCTGCACGTTTCCGACCTCTCCTGGGGGCGGGTGGGCAAACCGTCGGATATCCTCAAGCCGGGGCAGCAGGTTACCGCCAAGGTGCTCAAATTCGATCGGGCCAAGGGGAAAATCTCCCTCGGCATCAAGCAGACCCTTTCCGACCCCTGGCTGGAAGTCCCTTCCCGCTATCCCCTGGAGAGCCGTATCAGGGGCCGCGTCGTCAGCCTGATGGAATACGGCGCCTTTGTGGAACTGGAGCCGGGCGTCGAAGGGCTGATCCATGTATCCGAGATGTCCTGGACCAAGCGGGTCCGCCGTGCCGCCGATGTGCTCACGGTCGGTGACGAGGTCGAGGCGGTCGTGCTGGGTATCGACATGGACAACCGCAAGATCTCCCTGGGGCTGAAGCAGGTATCGGAAAACCCCTGGAAGACCATTGCCGAAAAGTACCCCGTCGGCACCAAGATCGAAGGCCAGATCAAAAACATGACCGATTTCGGCATGTTCATCGGCATAGAGGACGGCATCGACGGCCTGGTGCACGTTTCCGACATCTCGTGGACCAAGCGGGTGAAGCATCCCGGCGATGTCTACGAAAAGGCGCAACTCGTCCAGGCCGTGGTCCTCAAGGTGGATGTGGACAACGAACGGCTCTCCCTCGGCATCAAGCAGCTTGAGCCGGACCCCTGGAGCCTTGCTCCCGATAAGTACCGGGCCGGCGCCAAGGTGACCGGCAAAGTGACCTCCCTGACCGATTTCGGCGTCTTTGTCGAGCTCGAAGAGGGGATCGAGGGCCTGATCCACGTGTCCGAACTTTCCCGGGAGAAAGTGCCGTCGGCCAAGGAATTCGCCGCTATCGGCGACAACCTCGAGGCGGTGGTGTTGAGCTGCGACTCCCGCGAACGCCGCATCTCGCTCTCCATCAAGGCGATGCAGGCCGCGGCCGAGAAGGCCGAGTTCGCCCAGTACCTGGGTTCCCAGGGGGAAGCGACCTCCAACCTCGGCGAGCTTTTGCAGCAGGAACTCAACAACAAAAACAACCAATAA
- a CDS encoding prephenate dehydrogenase/arogenate dehydrogenase family protein: MSMIIERLAVIGVGLIGGSFARALREAGTVGAIVGIDTDRSNLEQALSLGIVDEIAPDAAQGVRDAQVVFVSVPVCAIPAVVREIAPFLPAGCIVSDGGSVKTAVVQECEALMPPGCAFVGGHPIAGTEHSGAGAAFASLFNGKRCILTPTRDTDAGACDTMARLWRSAGANVCSMEPGHHDRIFAEISHLPHVVAYALVHAVGTADVEGENVLSYTAGGFRDFTRIASSDPVMWRDIALMNRTALLASIDGFSASLAELRQRIDRSDPAGLAEFFTIAKQFRDGIL; encoded by the coding sequence ATGTCCATGATCATTGAGCGTCTGGCCGTGATCGGCGTCGGCCTGATCGGCGGTTCTTTTGCCCGGGCCCTGCGTGAGGCCGGCACGGTCGGCGCCATCGTCGGCATCGACACCGACCGCAGCAATCTGGAGCAGGCCCTCTCCCTGGGGATCGTGGATGAGATCGCCCCCGACGCCGCTCAGGGTGTGCGGGATGCCCAGGTGGTGTTCGTCTCGGTCCCGGTCTGTGCCATTCCGGCGGTGGTACGGGAGATCGCCCCCTTTCTCCCCGCCGGCTGCATCGTCAGCGACGGCGGCAGTGTCAAGACCGCGGTCGTGCAGGAGTGCGAGGCGCTCATGCCGCCCGGATGCGCCTTTGTCGGCGGGCATCCCATTGCCGGCACCGAACATTCGGGCGCCGGGGCAGCCTTTGCATCCCTCTTCAACGGCAAGCGTTGCATCCTGACGCCGACCCGGGACACCGATGCCGGGGCATGTGATACGATGGCGCGGCTCTGGCGGTCTGCCGGGGCCAATGTCTGCTCCATGGAGCCGGGGCACCACGACCGGATCTTCGCCGAAATATCCCACCTGCCACATGTCGTGGCGTACGCCTTGGTGCATGCCGTGGGAACGGCCGATGTGGAAGGGGAGAACGTACTCTCCTACACCGCCGGCGGTTTCAGGGATTTTACCCGCATCGCCTCTTCCGATCCGGTCATGTGGCGCGATATCGCCCTGATGAACAGGACGGCTCTTCTGGCGAGCATCGATGGCTTCTCGGCGAGCCTGGCCGAACTGCGCCAGCGCATCGACCGCAGCGATCCTGCGGGGTTGGCCGAGTTTTTTACCATTGCCAAGCAATTCCGCGATGGTATCCTCTGA